From a single Cyprinus carpio isolate SPL01 chromosome A3, ASM1834038v1, whole genome shotgun sequence genomic region:
- the LOC109079590 gene encoding testis-expressed protein 2-like isoform X1, with amino-acid sequence MTSQGGDHADTLNPPSSSSSSSRSSAARKLQVQRSLSRDTITIHFSAKGNEEEEEEDELYRLAVSPSGLETEDQTVVTAQEASEELLSEGLEADMVAGLSSQTHSSALAIQHPSISLGCTSTSSLASFSWPSEQRSTAPVPSTHSASSSSSPAKASGLPSKPFLSLVKSLSTEVESREIAPQPKRNRHLMKSLVKSLSTDTARSDQEASTHRPSDSRLNLHLFKPFTQTRVPAISGDSKTAPSSPLTSPDSRSFFKVQEVEARIEDTKRRLSEVMCEPLQLLSKIIGEEPGGMTSTTAGVSYRSRNLSSSASELSNLSALNGHSESNNNYCIKEEEDLEGESPLEGPTVELPLHKSPSLGLNRCFMSTLARQEDEEFCELYTEDFEPCTDTELDGEEPCSSQVRRGSTEGCSEEPTEGGEEEEVEDEPPAVPHNALILLISLVYGYFVLPLPTYVCWVLMGVVAGFMLAILLVWLSARGRSSCGRHGSWSRREKWNRVPLDIKEPVIHKGWMNEIYSYDPETYHATFTHSVYVRLEGSVLRLSKPNRNIPRRATFNELKSDVTYVSQKIYDLTNSKIYLVPHSLARKRVWNKKYPICIELAKQDDFLAKVQGDKSDVVEEKTPAPGDRPEAVGTSEEPKRAHTEPVLYLFGRTGRDKEEWFRRILLASKLKSDAKKPSGLPTSCLSHSRSSSHGSLDEMFQSHPRQKDLDASVKQKVLEYNVYMAKYVNQSAGSPTTSPVQSAGSSPEIMKKFPASHEQESESEAWVNSLLGRIFWDFLGEKYWADVVSKKIQKKLSKIRLPYFMNELTLTELDMGISIPKILSSSKPSVDHRGLWFDLEISYNGSFLMTLETKMNLTRLGKEGEGLGEQGKEGPRPRTYFLADSDEESSSAGSSDEEDAVEVPEIPGVEGYVGGHRPSKIMLFVDKIAKSKYFQKATETEFIKKKIEEVSNTPLLLTVEVQECRGTLAVNIPPPPTDRIWYGFRRPPHLELKARPKLGDREVTFAHVTDWIENKLNQEFQKIFVMPNMDDVWLPIMHSAMDTRSNANALTNEESLDPKESLEDM; translated from the exons CCCTTCTGGCCTTGAAACTGAAGATCAGACTGTAGTCACTGCTCAGGAGGCCAGCGAGGAGCTTCTCTCTGAAGGACTGGAAGCGGACATGGTTGCAGGACTCTCATCCCAGACCCACAGTTCTGCTCTGGCTATACAGCACCCTTCCATTAGCCTAGGTTGCACATCCACTTCTAGTCTTGCTAGCTTCTCATGGCCCTCTGAACAGAGGTCGACTGCCCCAGTACCTTCTACCCATTCAGCTTCCTCCAGCTCATCCCCAGCCAAGGCCTCTGGCCTTCCCTCAAAGCCCTTCCTCAGCCTAGTGAAGTCTCTTTCCACTGAGGTGGAATCTCGTGAGATTGCTCCCCAGCCAAAAAGGAACCGGCATTTGATGAAGAGCCTGGTTAAGTCTTTGTCCACAGACACTGCTCGATCCGATCAGGAGGCTTCAACTCATCGGCCCTCAGATTCCCGGCTCAATCTGCACCTCTTCAAACCTTTCACCCAGACTCGTGTTCCTGCTATCAGTGGAGACTCCAAAACTGCTCCCTCATCCCCACTCACCTCACCCGATAGCCGCTCCTTCTTCAAAGTTCAGGAGGTGGAGGCACGTATTGAAGACACAAAACGGCGTCTGTCAGAGGTCATGTGTGAGCCCCTTCAGCTGCTCAGCAAAATCATTGGTGAGGAACCTGGTGGCATGACATCCACAACTGCAGGAGTCTCTTACCGGTCCAGGAACCTTTCCTCCAGCGCCTCTGAACTTTCCAACCTGTCTGCCCTCAATGGCCACTCAGAAAGCAACAATAACTACTGCATCAAGGAAGAGGAAGACCTGGAGGGAGAAAGTCCTCTTGAGGGGCCAACTGTTGAGCTGCCTTTGCACAAATCACCTTCTCTGGGCTTGaacaggtgtttcatgtcaacgCTTGCTCGTCAAGAAGATGAAGAGTTTTGCGAGCTCTACACTGAAGACTTTGAGCCCTGCACTGACACAGAGTTAGATGGAGAAGAGCCTTGTTCATCCCAAGTCCGACGAGGGAGTACAGAGGGGTGCAGTGAGGAACCAACTGaaggaggggaggaggaggaggtagaAGATGAGCCTCCAGCAGTACCCCACAACGCACTGATTCTTCTTATATCTCTAGTTTACGGCTACTTTGTGTTGCCACTTCCTACATATGTGTGTTGGGTTTTGATGGGAGTGGTGGCAGGTTTCATGCTAGCGATTCTGTTGGTGTGGTTGTCAGCAAGAGGCAGATCTTCATGTGGCCGTCATGGCAGCTGGAGCAGAAGAGAGAAATGGAACAGGGTTCCTCTGGATATCAAAGAACCAGTCATCCACAAG GGTTGGATGAATGAGATCTACAGCTATGACCCTGAGACGTATCACGCCACATTTACTCACTCTGTGTATGTGCGTCTGGAGGGCTCTGTCCTGCGACTGTCCAAACCTAACCGCAATATCCCCCGCCGGGCAACCTTCAACGAGCTCAAATCTGATGTTACCTATGTTAGCCAGAAAATCTATGATCTCACCAACAGTAAG ATCTACCTGGTGCCTCATAGCCTGGCCAGGAAAAGGGTATGGAATAAGAAGTATCCAATCTGCATTGAGCTGGCCAAGCAGGATGACTTCCTGGCCAAAGTGCAGGGAGATAAGTCTGACGTGGTGGAGGAGAAGACCCCTGCACCAGGAGACAGGCCCGAGGCTGTAGGCACTAGTGAAGAACCTAAGAGAGCGCACACCGAACCTGTACTGTACCTGTTTGGGAGGACAGGAAGAGACAAAGAGGAATGGTTTAGAAGGATTCTACTTGCGTCCAAGTTGAAATCCGATGCCAAGAAGCCCTCTGGCCTCcctacaa GCTGTCTGTCTCATAGCCGCAGCAGCAGTCATGGCAGTCTGGATGAAATGTTCCAGTCTCATCCCAGACAAAAAGACCTTGATGCCAGTGTCAAACAGAAAGTTCTGGAATACAATGTCTACATGGCCAAATATGTCAACCAGTCTGCAGGCAGCCCCACCACAAGCCCTGTTCAGAGTGCTGGAAGCAGCCCAGAAATCATGAAAAAG TTTCCAGCCAGTCATGAGCAGGAATCTGAGTCTGAAGCCTGGGTCAATTCACTTTTAGGTCGCATTTTCTGGGACTTTCTTGGAGAGAAATACTGGGCAGATGTGGTGTCCAAAAAGATCCAGAAAAAGCTGAGTAAGATCAGG CTGCCATACTTCATGAATGAACTGACCCTTACCGAGCTGGACATGGGAATATCTATTCCTAAAATCCTCAGCTCCTCCAAACCATCTGTAGATCACAGAG GCCTTTGGTTTGACTTGGAGATCTCGTACAACGGTTCCTTTCTTATGACTCTTGAAACCAAGATGAACCTGACCAGACTGGGAAAGGAGGGGGAAGGCCTTGGAGAACAGGGAAAAGAAGG ACCCAGACCACGCACTTACTTCCTAGCTGACAGTGATGAAGAGTCATCGAGTGCAGGATCTTCTGATGAGGAAGATGCTGTGGAAGTGCCTGAAATTCCAGGAGTGGAAGG TTATGTTGGGGGACACAGACCCAGCAAAATCATGCTCTTTGTGGACAAGATTGCCAAGTCTAAGTATTTCCAGAAAGCCACAGAAACCGAGTTCATTAAGAAGAAGATAGAGGAGGTCTCCAATACGCCACTGCTCCTGACGGTGGAAGTTCAGGAGTGTCGAGGAACACTAGCTGTCAACATTCCACCACCTCCAACAGACAGGATATG gTATGGTTTCAGAAGGCCTCCTCATCTGGAACTGAAAGCTCGGCCTAAACTGGGCGATAGAGAGGTTACTTTTGCTCATGTGACCGACTGGATAGAAAACAAACTCAATCAGGAGTTTCAG aaaatatttgtaatgcCAAACATGGATGACGTCTGGCTGCCTATCATGCACTCTGCCATGGATACGCGTTCCAATGCCAATGCCTTGACAAATGAAGAATCCTTGGACCCTAAGGAGTCCCTTGAGGACATGTGA
- the LOC109079590 gene encoding testis-expressed protein 2-like isoform X2, protein MTSQGGDHADTLNPPSSSSSSSRSSAARKLQVQRSLSRDTITIHFSAKGNEEEEEEDELYRLAVSPSGLETEDQTVVTAQEASEELLSEGLEADMVAGLSSQTHSSALAIQHPSISLGCTSTSSLASFSWPSEQRSTAPVPSTHSASSSSSPAKASGLPSKPFLSLVKSLSTEVESREIAPQPKRNRHLMKSLVKSLSTDTARSDQEASTHRPSDSRLNLHLFKPFTQTRVPAISGDSKTAPSSPLTSPDSRSFFKVQEVEARIEDTKRRLSEVMCEPLQLLSKIIGEEPGGMTSTTAGVSYRSRNLSSSASELSNLSALNGHSESNNNYCIKEEEDLEGESPLEGPTVELPLHKSPSLGLNRCFMSTLARQEDEEFCELYTEDFEPCTDTELDGEEPCSSQVRRGSTEGCSEEPTEGGEEEEVEDEPPAVPHNALILLISLVYGYFVLPLPTYVCWVLMGVVAGFMLAILLVWLSARGRSSCGRHGSWSRREKWNRVPLDIKEPVIHKGWMNEIYSYDPETYHATFTHSVYVRLEGSVLRLSKPNRNIPRRATFNELKSDVTYVSQKIYDLTNSKIYLVPHSLARKRVWNKKYPICIELAKQDDFLAKVQGDKSDVVEEKTPAPGDRPEAVGTSEEPKRAHTEPVLYLFGRTGRDKEEWFRRILLASKLKSDAKKPSGLPTSCLSHSRSSSHGSLDEMFQSHPRQKDLDASVKQKVLEYNVYMAKYVNQSAGSPTTSPVQSAGSSPEIMKKFPASHEQESESEAWVNSLLGRIFWDFLGEKYWADVVSKKIQKKLSKIRLPYFMNELTLTELDMGISIPKILSSSKPSVDHRGLWFDLEISYNGSFLMTLETKMNLTRLGKEGEGLGEQGKEGPRTYFLADSDEESSSAGSSDEEDAVEVPEIPGVEGYVGGHRPSKIMLFVDKIAKSKYFQKATETEFIKKKIEEVSNTPLLLTVEVQECRGTLAVNIPPPPTDRIWYGFRRPPHLELKARPKLGDREVTFAHVTDWIENKLNQEFQKIFVMPNMDDVWLPIMHSAMDTRSNANALTNEESLDPKESLEDM, encoded by the exons CCCTTCTGGCCTTGAAACTGAAGATCAGACTGTAGTCACTGCTCAGGAGGCCAGCGAGGAGCTTCTCTCTGAAGGACTGGAAGCGGACATGGTTGCAGGACTCTCATCCCAGACCCACAGTTCTGCTCTGGCTATACAGCACCCTTCCATTAGCCTAGGTTGCACATCCACTTCTAGTCTTGCTAGCTTCTCATGGCCCTCTGAACAGAGGTCGACTGCCCCAGTACCTTCTACCCATTCAGCTTCCTCCAGCTCATCCCCAGCCAAGGCCTCTGGCCTTCCCTCAAAGCCCTTCCTCAGCCTAGTGAAGTCTCTTTCCACTGAGGTGGAATCTCGTGAGATTGCTCCCCAGCCAAAAAGGAACCGGCATTTGATGAAGAGCCTGGTTAAGTCTTTGTCCACAGACACTGCTCGATCCGATCAGGAGGCTTCAACTCATCGGCCCTCAGATTCCCGGCTCAATCTGCACCTCTTCAAACCTTTCACCCAGACTCGTGTTCCTGCTATCAGTGGAGACTCCAAAACTGCTCCCTCATCCCCACTCACCTCACCCGATAGCCGCTCCTTCTTCAAAGTTCAGGAGGTGGAGGCACGTATTGAAGACACAAAACGGCGTCTGTCAGAGGTCATGTGTGAGCCCCTTCAGCTGCTCAGCAAAATCATTGGTGAGGAACCTGGTGGCATGACATCCACAACTGCAGGAGTCTCTTACCGGTCCAGGAACCTTTCCTCCAGCGCCTCTGAACTTTCCAACCTGTCTGCCCTCAATGGCCACTCAGAAAGCAACAATAACTACTGCATCAAGGAAGAGGAAGACCTGGAGGGAGAAAGTCCTCTTGAGGGGCCAACTGTTGAGCTGCCTTTGCACAAATCACCTTCTCTGGGCTTGaacaggtgtttcatgtcaacgCTTGCTCGTCAAGAAGATGAAGAGTTTTGCGAGCTCTACACTGAAGACTTTGAGCCCTGCACTGACACAGAGTTAGATGGAGAAGAGCCTTGTTCATCCCAAGTCCGACGAGGGAGTACAGAGGGGTGCAGTGAGGAACCAACTGaaggaggggaggaggaggaggtagaAGATGAGCCTCCAGCAGTACCCCACAACGCACTGATTCTTCTTATATCTCTAGTTTACGGCTACTTTGTGTTGCCACTTCCTACATATGTGTGTTGGGTTTTGATGGGAGTGGTGGCAGGTTTCATGCTAGCGATTCTGTTGGTGTGGTTGTCAGCAAGAGGCAGATCTTCATGTGGCCGTCATGGCAGCTGGAGCAGAAGAGAGAAATGGAACAGGGTTCCTCTGGATATCAAAGAACCAGTCATCCACAAG GGTTGGATGAATGAGATCTACAGCTATGACCCTGAGACGTATCACGCCACATTTACTCACTCTGTGTATGTGCGTCTGGAGGGCTCTGTCCTGCGACTGTCCAAACCTAACCGCAATATCCCCCGCCGGGCAACCTTCAACGAGCTCAAATCTGATGTTACCTATGTTAGCCAGAAAATCTATGATCTCACCAACAGTAAG ATCTACCTGGTGCCTCATAGCCTGGCCAGGAAAAGGGTATGGAATAAGAAGTATCCAATCTGCATTGAGCTGGCCAAGCAGGATGACTTCCTGGCCAAAGTGCAGGGAGATAAGTCTGACGTGGTGGAGGAGAAGACCCCTGCACCAGGAGACAGGCCCGAGGCTGTAGGCACTAGTGAAGAACCTAAGAGAGCGCACACCGAACCTGTACTGTACCTGTTTGGGAGGACAGGAAGAGACAAAGAGGAATGGTTTAGAAGGATTCTACTTGCGTCCAAGTTGAAATCCGATGCCAAGAAGCCCTCTGGCCTCcctacaa GCTGTCTGTCTCATAGCCGCAGCAGCAGTCATGGCAGTCTGGATGAAATGTTCCAGTCTCATCCCAGACAAAAAGACCTTGATGCCAGTGTCAAACAGAAAGTTCTGGAATACAATGTCTACATGGCCAAATATGTCAACCAGTCTGCAGGCAGCCCCACCACAAGCCCTGTTCAGAGTGCTGGAAGCAGCCCAGAAATCATGAAAAAG TTTCCAGCCAGTCATGAGCAGGAATCTGAGTCTGAAGCCTGGGTCAATTCACTTTTAGGTCGCATTTTCTGGGACTTTCTTGGAGAGAAATACTGGGCAGATGTGGTGTCCAAAAAGATCCAGAAAAAGCTGAGTAAGATCAGG CTGCCATACTTCATGAATGAACTGACCCTTACCGAGCTGGACATGGGAATATCTATTCCTAAAATCCTCAGCTCCTCCAAACCATCTGTAGATCACAGAG GCCTTTGGTTTGACTTGGAGATCTCGTACAACGGTTCCTTTCTTATGACTCTTGAAACCAAGATGAACCTGACCAGACTGGGAAAGGAGGGGGAAGGCCTTGGAGAACAGGGAAAAGAAGG ACCACGCACTTACTTCCTAGCTGACAGTGATGAAGAGTCATCGAGTGCAGGATCTTCTGATGAGGAAGATGCTGTGGAAGTGCCTGAAATTCCAGGAGTGGAAGG TTATGTTGGGGGACACAGACCCAGCAAAATCATGCTCTTTGTGGACAAGATTGCCAAGTCTAAGTATTTCCAGAAAGCCACAGAAACCGAGTTCATTAAGAAGAAGATAGAGGAGGTCTCCAATACGCCACTGCTCCTGACGGTGGAAGTTCAGGAGTGTCGAGGAACACTAGCTGTCAACATTCCACCACCTCCAACAGACAGGATATG gTATGGTTTCAGAAGGCCTCCTCATCTGGAACTGAAAGCTCGGCCTAAACTGGGCGATAGAGAGGTTACTTTTGCTCATGTGACCGACTGGATAGAAAACAAACTCAATCAGGAGTTTCAG aaaatatttgtaatgcCAAACATGGATGACGTCTGGCTGCCTATCATGCACTCTGCCATGGATACGCGTTCCAATGCCAATGCCTTGACAAATGAAGAATCCTTGGACCCTAAGGAGTCCCTTGAGGACATGTGA